In the Apis mellifera strain DH4 linkage group LG13, Amel_HAv3.1, whole genome shotgun sequence genome, AAGATGGATATTTAGAAAGTATCATTGAACATAAACAGTATCTCCCTGATAGTTGCTAAAATGGAAATCGGTCGATTAACCTAAAGTGAAACCTGTTCATTCGTTCTATACCGTGTCGTGAGTTATTTGCCAATTAcgataaaaagaatcgatctGACTCTTATTGACATTGTAAAtagtaatagattttataatatcaggTAAAAGTATCGattcttttcgtttattttcaacaattagatatcgaatatatatcgaatatatatcgtaatatcgaatatcgaatagaTATCGTCTTGTATCGAACGGATAATCGTTGTTATTAAACTAATTGTTTAGAAtgtcatttttaattgtttgatttttaataattttgtttttctagaCACGTTTTTAACGTCGGATCCTCCAGGTGATCAAATCTTCTTGGCAACATTCCGAGTGATCGAAGGCGATTCTTTCGTATCAGAATTAACAGATTCCTCTTCCGAAGCCTTTCGAATACGATCGCGAGAGTATCGTGATCGACTGAATCTAATATTTCGTCGTAGCTGGGtgagaatttcatttcttgCCGTGGAAATATTAGCACTTGAtgggtaaatatttattatttaataaaaccaCCAATTTAATATGTTCAAatctatagatatatatatatacaattttacttCGGAATCATATTCATTGTTTtagtttaaaaagaattgtatataACATGTGCAATTTGaagattctataaattatataatttactatgAATAGTGTGTATAcgcataaaattcataataatcaattcacgaataaatgatattctcttgatttcgaaaaattgaaattatttttttaattaactgttTATTGCACACATACAGATCCGAAGGTGGAAATTTGGTGGTCCATTTCGAGATTCGGTTTGATCCACGATATCAGACTATTACCACCGCCGATATCGTTGAAATTCTTACACAAGAAATAAATCCTGAAACctcgaaatatttaacaaacttGACGATCGAGTTACCAAGTCTAGAAGTTCAAGAGAGCTTGAAAGCTCTCAACGCTCAAGTCGGTTTACAAACGACCATTGCAACACCTCCTCCAACGACTACACCACCACCTCCTAGAAGATGCACCAGTTTAAATTTGTCTTACTGCAAGCATCTACCGTACAACGTTACATCTTATCCAAATATATTGGGTCATCGTTCGTTGGCTGACGTGCAAGAGGATGTGATCGCTTTCaggttatatatatgttctcgaaacaaattttatcatatgcatgatcattattaattcatacgATCTCGCTTCTACATTATTACAGAAACTTTTTCATTATAGAGAATTAGTCGATGCGGAATGTTATCGTTTGGCATACGACTTTGTATGCCAAATTTTACAACCGACATGTATATCCAGTCAACCGGAAGATTTGCTGCAATTACCTTGCAGAAGCTTCTGTAGAGAATTCTGGAACGGATGTGGCAATCGACTTCCAGATAAATTCAAACCGTTATTGGATTGTTCGAATTTCCCGGAATATGTGGATCAAGGTGGTTGTAGAGCAAAACCAGGTGAACATaaccttttatttttcaaacaatgaaAGATAATGGAATGAATTTCTGTAATTAATGAgcgttattttatatgtaggATGTGTACAAGCGCTTCAAGCAAAAGCATTATCACCGAGAATTTGCGACGGTGTAATTGATTGTCCTGATCTTTCGGATGAGAAAAATTGTGCTTACTGTCGAGATGGTTATATGCACTGTGGTATAGGTAGAACTTGTATTCCACGTGGCAAAAGATGCGATGGAAAAATGGATTGTGCCAATGGAAGTGATGAAAAAGATTGTCGTATGTAtctttcagatttatttatttatttttcactctagttatttttttcttatcgtaATAGAATTTCATCTCTATATTCTCTATATTCTCCTCAGTTTCCTTAGCACCAAGTATTCGATCCCTTAAATCGCAATTTTCGGATACACCGTTCACTGcaaaatataacaatgaaGGGTTTGTAGTATTTAACGAGAAAGGTACTATTGGTAAACTTTGTACCGCGAATCTGAATGCAACGTTACCAGGAACAGAAATGGAAAACGTTCTTCAAACTGTTGCCAATTCTTTATGCAGTATATTGACTTATacgtaattatatatcatacatcTTTGATTTTTGCAACAAAGcatgtgaaatatttattttaaaaacaatcatttttctttatagagGAATGAAATCCGTAGAAGTTCGAATCGATGATGAGGAGAATATTCAATATGTGCATATGCAGGATCCATTAGCAACAGAGATCACATTCGTTAGAGCGCCCTGTCCGAGCAAAGAAGTTATGTACATTCGATGTTCTGAACTTGGTACGAGATTCGCCTTAAAAGTTatccattttttcttattttatatgaatctcCAAAGTTAACTGACTTGTGTTTAGACTGCGGTGTACAATCTCTCCATGCAAAAAGTGATAATCGAGGTCTTAATAAAATGGCCGAGCCAGGAGATTGGCCCTGGCACGTAGCTCTCTTCAAAGAAGAGGTACACGTATGTGACGCCACGCTTGTGGCGGAAAATTGGTTGATTACGACAGCATCTTGTTTTCAAgggtatattttattatttttagattatttccaatataaaagtaatgtgTATGCAGCATTTCTTTCTGTATAACATAATCACAGACAGCCAAAGGCAGAATGGTCAGCGAGAATGGGAAGTGTACGACTCTCGAGTATATCGCCATGGCAACAAGAGCGTAGAATCATAGGTATGATTAAATCACCGGTAGAAGGAAGCACAAccgttttattaaaacttgatCGACCTGTGACCACATTTTCGGATTTTGTAAGACCGGTATGTCTACCTTCGAATCAAGATCCACCAATGAATTCGACTCATTGTAATACTCTTGGATGGGCTAGAAATCGTGAgtattaagtttaattacaTATGATGTAATCTTAGTCTAAGTGTATCTaagattatgttatattattgctTCGATAcacattacataaaaatatatgtaactatatactatatattatgtataaatatatgtaacacgcgtgtatttttttatttgtcacaTCAAGAAAATGCTGAAGCGAAACGAGTTATACAATATCCACGTTGCGGTTATTGTGACctcataaaataatcttactgatatcaatataatgaagcaatttattattatttataatcattaatattaataaatactttacagtattattgatatattatgaaaaagaaatctgtACGATTAATGAAAGGTATGAGAGTTCAGTTAATGATTCATTGtcttttaaaagaatgattttCTTTAACTAGGAGACTTGCTGCAGAGAGTACAGCTTAGACACAGTGCGATGGAACGATGCGAAAATATTAGTATCGCATCGGTAAATAGTATTTGCACAGAATCGGCATATTTTACTGATGATTGTAATGTAAGTGACTTATGATTACGATACGGTACAAAAAGTCGTAAAGAAATATCTaagatcataaaattattatttaaaatatttacaggaGGAAGAATTTGCTGGAAGTCCTATGTTATGTCTTCAACCAGACAGTCATAAATGGGCACTAACAGGTGTCGGTAGTTGGCGAATAGCGTGTTCAAAGACCGGTACTGAAAGGCCACGATTGTACGataaaatttcctcgaatatCGCTTGGATAAAATCCacgatttttatctaaaaatattatttaaataaatcaatatggaCTGACAGGGACTGAAATT is a window encoding:
- the LOC551502 gene encoding atrial natriuretic peptide-converting enzyme; the encoded protein is MYRGNVDGGEKDRFNGSKMTVAMEHKRKSSWDSKISVSTVSTRRFSRAGTPSSILSSDSDIRFTRKLGGQYRCGCCVLAAFLLFLLFSGVSIYLGYTFLTSDPPGDQIFLATFRVIEGDSFVSELTDSSSEAFRIRSREYRDRLNLIFRRSWVRISFLAVEILALDGSEGGNLVVHFEIRFDPRYQTITTADIVEILTQEINPETSKYLTNLTIELPSLEVQESLKALNAQVGLQTTIATPPPTTTPPPPRRCTSLNLSYCKHLPYNVTSYPNILGHRSLADVQEDVIAFRELVDAECYRLAYDFVCQILQPTCISSQPEDLLQLPCRSFCREFWNGCGNRLPDKFKPLLDCSNFPEYVDQGGCRAKPGCVQALQAKALSPRICDGVIDCPDLSDEKNCAYCRDGYMHCGIGRTCIPRGKRCDGKMDCANGSDEKDCLSLAPSIRSLKSQFSDTPFTAKYNNEGFVVFNEKGTIGKLCTANLNATLPGTEMENVLQTVANSLCSILTYTGMKSVEVRIDDEENIQYVHMQDPLATEITFVRAPCPSKEVMYIRCSELDCGVQSLHAKSDNRGLNKMAEPGDWPWHVALFKEEVHVCDATLVAENWLITTASCFQGQPKAEWSARMGSVRLSSISPWQQERRIIGMIKSPVEGSTTVLLKLDRPVTTFSDFVRPVCLPSNQDPPMNSTHCNTLGWARNRDLLQRVQLRHSAMERCENISIASVNSICTESAYFTDDCNEEEFAGSPMLCLQPDSHKWALTGVGSWRIACSKTGTERPRLYDKISSNIAWIKSTIFI